Proteins from one Akkermansiaceae bacterium genomic window:
- a CDS encoding DEAD/DEAH box helicase family protein, whose amino-acid sequence MLLHRPEEIDTADTTTRSDNNAGARVKFAAVAGRVLDLLNDDKLLSPLDAAVIPLPHQIRALRRVVANPGKVRYLMADEVGLGKTIEAGLAIRELKLRGMIKRVLVVAPKGLIPQWIVEMRDRFGEDFRHFDPGQFDAYRQISQEENVWRSHDRVICSMDGVKPLDTRKGWDQERINAFNRDRILGLASAGWDMIVIDEAHRVAGSSDTVARHAMARMMAEAAPYLLLLSATPHQGKTDAFQRLMSLLDAEAFPDAASVSRDRVAPFIVRTEKRQAINHDGSALFKPRITKLVGVSWDGHEAQRELYDAVTEYVRQGYNQAMLEKKTYIGFLMVLMQRLVSSSTRAIAATLERRLAVLNEPTEQMEFFPEVAEWNEMDGQEQLDTVLRQRMKAMDNEKDEVRLLLDAARKVEANGPDAKARTLLEWIYRLQEEEQDPQLKVLIFTEFVPSQSMLAEFLQARGMSVVCLNGSMGLEERKTVQKRFLEDVRIMISTDAGGEGLNLQFCHVIINFDLGWRPMALEQRIGRLDRIGQKHIVKALNFLLEDSVEFRIQEVLEAKLQTILEEFGVDKTSDLLDSVEGNRMFDRLFIEALLHPERVNEEADIIADSLRKESDEHHHGRVLQADGEISGAEIGAISSQPVGDLLEMLVRFHVESSGGEFRRGSGGETLVRWPDEDQVEQVRFPGAREEADGILLTLDHPRIRGLLGRAPIHGKGEPIPRMNLAALPRTIDGFWSLWVLKMTSFDFRRAKVFPVFISRDGRTFAQTARHVWERLASLDVSQTGWITGTDAMAFHDHCYRAASEEGKSLWQEMERQHRQRWEDEKNRAQYHFIARRRMLGQVGLAEVRGYRLRQLEAEETARMAQIESQRILLPELEPLTILSIEPT is encoded by the coding sequence GTGCTGCTTCACCGACCGGAGGAGATCGACACCGCGGATACCACCACCCGCTCCGACAACAATGCCGGAGCACGGGTGAAATTTGCGGCGGTGGCCGGACGCGTGCTCGACCTTCTCAACGACGACAAGCTGCTCTCCCCTCTCGACGCGGCGGTGATTCCGCTGCCTCACCAGATCCGGGCCTTGCGCCGAGTGGTAGCGAATCCCGGGAAGGTGCGTTACCTGATGGCCGATGAAGTGGGCCTTGGAAAAACCATCGAAGCCGGTCTGGCGATTCGTGAGTTAAAACTCAGGGGAATGATCAAGCGGGTGTTGGTGGTAGCTCCGAAGGGGCTGATTCCTCAATGGATCGTGGAAATGAGAGACCGCTTCGGTGAGGATTTTCGCCACTTCGATCCCGGTCAATTCGACGCCTATCGGCAAATCTCGCAAGAGGAAAACGTGTGGCGCAGCCACGACCGGGTGATTTGTTCGATGGATGGAGTGAAGCCGCTCGACACCCGCAAAGGGTGGGACCAGGAGCGGATCAATGCCTTCAACCGCGACCGTATCCTCGGACTGGCATCCGCCGGTTGGGACATGATCGTGATCGACGAAGCCCATCGCGTGGCCGGCAGTTCCGACACTGTGGCACGCCACGCCATGGCCCGCATGATGGCAGAGGCCGCTCCCTATCTGCTCCTGCTCTCCGCCACACCTCACCAGGGAAAGACGGATGCGTTCCAACGCCTGATGTCATTACTCGATGCAGAGGCATTCCCGGACGCTGCATCCGTGAGTCGTGACCGGGTGGCACCCTTCATCGTCCGCACGGAGAAACGGCAAGCCATCAACCATGACGGGAGCGCCTTGTTCAAACCCCGCATCACGAAACTGGTTGGCGTGTCATGGGATGGCCATGAAGCGCAGCGGGAACTTTACGACGCAGTCACGGAATACGTGCGCCAAGGCTACAACCAGGCGATGCTAGAAAAGAAGACCTACATCGGCTTCCTGATGGTGCTGATGCAGCGTTTGGTTAGCAGCTCGACCCGCGCCATTGCTGCGACCTTGGAGCGCAGGCTTGCGGTCCTGAATGAACCGACCGAACAGATGGAGTTTTTCCCGGAGGTGGCCGAGTGGAATGAAATGGACGGTCAGGAGCAGCTCGACACGGTCTTGCGCCAGCGCATGAAGGCGATGGACAATGAAAAGGATGAGGTGCGGCTCCTGCTCGACGCGGCGCGCAAGGTGGAAGCCAATGGCCCGGATGCGAAAGCCCGGACTCTGTTGGAATGGATCTATCGACTGCAGGAAGAGGAGCAGGACCCGCAACTCAAAGTGCTCATCTTCACCGAGTTCGTTCCCTCCCAGTCGATGTTGGCAGAATTCCTCCAAGCGCGGGGGATGTCCGTGGTATGCCTGAATGGCAGTATGGGATTGGAAGAGCGGAAGACGGTGCAGAAGCGTTTCTTGGAAGATGTGCGCATCATGATTTCCACCGATGCCGGTGGCGAAGGACTCAACCTCCAGTTCTGCCACGTCATCATCAACTTCGATCTCGGTTGGCGACCGATGGCGTTGGAACAACGGATCGGCAGGCTCGACCGCATCGGCCAGAAGCATATCGTCAAAGCGCTGAATTTTCTGTTGGAAGACTCGGTAGAGTTCCGGATTCAGGAAGTGCTGGAAGCGAAGTTGCAAACGATTCTGGAAGAGTTCGGAGTCGATAAAACCAGCGACCTCCTCGATTCCGTGGAGGGCAATCGCATGTTCGACCGCTTGTTTATCGAAGCTCTGCTTCACCCCGAACGTGTGAACGAAGAAGCCGACATCATCGCCGATTCCCTGCGGAAGGAATCCGACGAACACCACCACGGGCGGGTGCTTCAGGCGGACGGGGAAATCTCCGGCGCTGAGATTGGCGCGATTTCAAGTCAGCCGGTGGGTGACCTTCTGGAAATGCTCGTGCGATTCCACGTCGAATCGTCTGGGGGCGAGTTCCGGCGAGGAAGCGGAGGCGAAACGCTGGTCCGCTGGCCGGACGAAGATCAGGTCGAGCAGGTGAGGTTTCCAGGTGCTCGCGAGGAGGCTGACGGTATCCTCCTCACACTGGATCATCCACGGATTCGCGGGCTTCTCGGTCGTGCTCCGATCCACGGCAAGGGCGAGCCGATACCCCGTATGAATCTTGCCGCACTACCGCGAACCATCGACGGCTTTTGGTCGCTCTGGGTATTGAAAATGACATCGTTCGACTTCCGGCGTGCAAAGGTTTTTCCCGTATTCATCAGCCGGGATGGCCGCACTTTCGCGCAAACCGCACGCCACGTCTGGGAACGACTCGCTTCGCTGGACGTCTCACAAACCGGATGGATCACTGGAACGGATGCCATGGCCTTCCATGACCACTGCTACCGCGCGGCATCCGAGGAGGGAAAATCTCTCTGGCAGGAGATGGAGCGCCAACACCGGCAACGATGGGAAGACGAAAAAAACCGTGCCCAATATCACTTCATTGCCCGCCGCCGAATGCTCGGCCAGGTCGGGCTGGCGGAAGTCCGCGGCTACCGCCTGCGACAACTGGAAGCTGAGGAAACCGCACG